A stretch of Bacillus pseudomycoides DNA encodes these proteins:
- a CDS encoding metallopeptidase TldD-related protein, with protein sequence MYNDICKKLERNSMFNEACNALDRFLLFSHSRNTIMIDSNFINRDFSDEGQFSLQILNQNRIENFIYSLDVLLEYLSKECQLPQNIIQRLHEQMNSTGHLIKNGILQDIQQWIHSTDQMFHCETKIAIETVSNKKSLFDSDSLAGLQEEAYYIISYNIDQFGINLISDFQVIERINKDSIHGVLAAIKNEINWFHSAKKSLPKDLDSCEVVFNSYSSGLFFHEFLGHFLETDHFFRSPLNRRNVWKFSKELTIFENYNTSETFDDNGDPITKNIPLIRNGEILHLLSSRSDQQHSHNTGNGRRENPKMPVITRMRSMFIQPGRTSEENHIKTINKGIYIHKIGMGEVNIFTGDFSVEVSQASLIESGKFTAPLEPFHLYLDIRHFFDKEIVFCSNSNEYHSLCGKKGATVKVKYISPSIIIKGLGNAIH encoded by the coding sequence ATGTACAACGATATCTGCAAAAAGCTTGAGCGGAATTCCATGTTCAATGAGGCTTGCAATGCACTTGATCGCTTCCTGCTTTTTAGCCATTCACGGAATACAATCATGATTGATTCCAACTTTATCAACCGTGACTTTTCTGATGAAGGGCAGTTTTCTTTGCAAATTCTCAATCAGAATAGGATTGAGAATTTCATTTATTCCCTGGATGTCTTGCTTGAATATTTATCCAAGGAATGTCAATTGCCACAAAACATAATTCAACGATTGCATGAACAAATGAATTCAACCGGACACTTGATTAAAAATGGAATCTTGCAGGATATACAGCAATGGATCCACTCAACTGATCAAATGTTTCATTGTGAAACAAAAATAGCAATTGAAACTGTCAGCAACAAAAAATCGCTATTTGATTCTGACTCCTTAGCTGGCTTGCAGGAGGAAGCATATTATATTATTTCCTATAATATTGATCAATTTGGCATCAATCTAATCAGTGATTTCCAAGTTATTGAAAGAATCAACAAAGATAGTATTCATGGCGTATTGGCGGCAATAAAGAATGAAATCAATTGGTTCCATTCTGCAAAGAAATCATTACCAAAGGATCTAGATTCTTGTGAAGTGGTCTTTAACAGCTACTCATCAGGACTATTTTTCCACGAATTTTTAGGCCATTTTTTAGAGACTGATCATTTTTTTCGGTCTCCATTAAATAGGAGGAATGTATGGAAATTCAGTAAAGAACTTACAATCTTTGAAAATTATAATACATCGGAAACCTTTGATGATAACGGCGACCCCATCACAAAGAACATTCCATTGATTAGGAACGGGGAAATCCTTCATTTGCTTAGCAGCCGCTCGGATCAGCAACATTCTCATAATACCGGCAATGGGCGCAGAGAAAATCCAAAAATGCCGGTGATTACCAGGATGCGGTCCATGTTTATTCAACCTGGAAGGACTTCGGAAGAGAATCACATTAAAACCATTAACAAGGGAATCTATATACATAAAATCGGAATGGGCGAAGTCAACATTTTTACAGGTGATTTTTCTGTCGAAGTATCTCAAGCTAGTCTAATAGAATCAGGCAAGTTCACAGCGCCACTCGAACCGTTTCATCTGTATCTAGATATCAGGCATTTTTTTGATAAAGAGATTGTCTTTTGCAGCAATAGTAATGAATATCATAGCCTCTGCGGTAAGAAAGGGGCGACCGTCAAAGTCAAATATATCTCTCCGTCTATCATTATTAAGGGGCTGGGCAATGCAATTCATTAA
- a CDS encoding PqqD family peptide modification chaperone, translating into MYPYINDYCRIIQSYDGGSAILLRDNQFIKHDFNRTGYEIIELCTGEKTVDEIIESFRSKYLLDEEDTKTITQFLNEYKKYGVIQMGSEKRERRPRVYGNQNIVTPISVSMELTNQCQLNCIHCFNSSGSAKSEEMGIRKFIELANDFVNLGVTGFFITGGEPFLKRDVNELVDFLGKNAVTATFASNAVSISERTMDLLEKYPNLGIQVSLDGLEENHDFIRNVKGTFQKSVNNIKKMTQRGISVAVSYTMNDYNTNDLPALIELCKNIGCEGINIGLTSNSGRAKENHVPTEVANNFAEILQSSNKQYSTEDFFVGLDICEKKVSTVMDQIEHPNKCGAGYNALHVMPNGNITPCPAIPGIVLGNVFEKELLEILHFDNIKYSMMLPTPVKRLCGSCELYDQCGNCIASMLDQPEEVCHVQRYLQKA; encoded by the coding sequence ATGTATCCATATATTAATGATTACTGCAGGATCATCCAAAGTTATGATGGTGGGTCTGCAATACTGCTGCGTGACAATCAATTTATTAAACACGATTTTAATCGCACAGGGTATGAAATCATCGAATTATGTACTGGGGAAAAAACAGTTGATGAAATAATTGAGAGCTTCAGATCTAAGTATTTGTTAGATGAAGAAGACACAAAGACAATAACCCAGTTTTTGAATGAATATAAAAAGTATGGAGTCATTCAAATGGGTTCTGAAAAAAGGGAGCGACGTCCAAGGGTATATGGGAACCAGAATATTGTCACACCGATTTCCGTGTCCATGGAGCTAACGAATCAATGTCAACTCAATTGCATTCATTGTTTCAATTCCTCGGGAAGCGCAAAAAGCGAAGAAATGGGGATCAGAAAATTTATAGAATTGGCCAATGACTTTGTCAATTTGGGTGTAACCGGTTTCTTTATTACTGGCGGCGAACCTTTTTTAAAAAGGGATGTTAATGAACTGGTTGATTTTCTTGGGAAAAATGCAGTTACCGCAACATTCGCCTCTAATGCAGTTTCAATAAGTGAGAGGACGATGGACTTGCTGGAGAAATATCCTAATTTAGGAATACAAGTCAGTTTGGATGGGTTAGAGGAAAATCATGATTTTATCAGAAATGTAAAAGGTACTTTCCAAAAATCTGTGAACAATATTAAAAAAATGACACAAAGAGGTATTTCCGTTGCAGTTTCCTATACAATGAATGACTATAATACAAACGATTTACCTGCCTTAATAGAATTATGCAAAAATATTGGCTGTGAAGGCATAAACATAGGTTTAACCTCAAATTCCGGAAGGGCCAAGGAAAATCATGTTCCGACAGAAGTGGCAAATAATTTTGCCGAAATCCTTCAGTCATCCAATAAACAGTATAGTACGGAAGACTTTTTTGTTGGCTTGGACATTTGTGAGAAAAAAGTCAGCACCGTGATGGACCAAATTGAACATCCAAATAAATGCGGCGCCGGATACAATGCACTGCATGTCATGCCAAATGGAAATATTACTCCTTGTCCAGCCATTCCTGGTATCGTGCTAGGAAATGTCTTCGAAAAGGAATTATTGGAGATCTTGCATTTTGACAATATTAAGTATTCAATGATGTTGCCGACTCCTGTGAAAAGATTATGCGGTTCCTGTGAATTATATGATCAATGCGGAAATTGTATTGCATCCATGCTTGACCAGCCTGAAGAGGTATGCCATGTACAACGATATCTGCAAAAAGCTTGA
- a CDS encoding LysR substrate-binding domain-containing protein: MDIRKMRYFIMVAEELNFSRAAERLRMAQPPLSQEIRKLEEELGVQLFHRTKRMVELTDAGKIFLEGSQQTLFQLERAIKETQLAAEGKIGNLIIGFVDSTEIVIAVLNKFRERFPKIHLILREMTTEQQLKALYEKQIHIGFIRSKQNNGILSSEVCSEESLRLVLHQDHPFASLPEIPLQLLIDEPFILFPRHFGPNFYDLIISYFWDHGVSLNVVQEAIQMQTIVNLVATGMGVSVVPSSVESYKRPGVIYKKIQETTPKVNLYVGWRQDEKSAVVDHFLTVVREVYSILQLDHQE; this comes from the coding sequence ATAGATATTAGGAAAATGCGGTATTTCATAATGGTGGCAGAGGAATTGAATTTTAGTCGTGCAGCAGAACGTCTTAGGATGGCACAACCTCCTCTAAGCCAAGAAATTCGTAAATTAGAAGAAGAATTGGGAGTTCAACTTTTTCATCGAACAAAAAGAATGGTTGAACTTACGGATGCTGGGAAGATATTTTTAGAAGGATCTCAACAAACGCTGTTTCAATTAGAAAGAGCCATAAAAGAAACACAACTTGCAGCTGAAGGAAAAATAGGAAATTTAATAATCGGTTTTGTCGATTCCACAGAAATCGTTATAGCAGTTCTTAATAAATTTCGAGAACGCTTTCCTAAAATCCATCTTATATTACGTGAAATGACAACGGAGCAGCAACTAAAAGCACTCTATGAGAAACAAATTCATATTGGATTTATTCGTTCTAAACAGAACAACGGGATACTATCTTCTGAAGTTTGTTCTGAAGAATCTTTAAGATTGGTTTTACATCAAGATCACCCTTTCGCCTCATTGCCCGAAATTCCACTCCAATTGTTAATTGATGAACCATTTATTTTGTTTCCGCGCCATTTTGGTCCAAATTTTTATGATTTAATTATTAGCTATTTTTGGGATCATGGTGTAAGTTTAAATGTTGTTCAAGAAGCTATTCAAATGCAAACTATTGTTAATTTAGTTGCAACAGGAATGGGAGTTTCTGTCGTTCCATCGTCGGTGGAAAGTTATAAACGTCCTGGGGTTATCTATAAAAAAATCCAAGAGACTACACCAAAAGTAAATCTATATGTTGGATGGAGACAAGATGAAAAATCTGCAGTAGTAGATCATTTCTTAACAGTTGTTAGAGAGGTGTATTCGATTTTACAACTTGATCATCAAGAATAA
- a CDS encoding aldo/keto reductase family protein codes for MEFSKLGNSGLTISKIAYGNWINHGGKVDEDTAKECVKAALDAGITTFDTADVYSDTKAEEVLGRSLHGIRRESIELCTKVCHPIGNGQNDKGLSRKHILENCNASLRRLQTDYIDVYYAHRFDPTTPLEETMLAFADLVRQGKVLYIGVSEWTAEQITRGAALSQELNIPLIASQPQYSMLWRVIETDVIPTCQREGLGQVVWSPLAQGVLTGKYQPQKPVPTQSRANSPAGKPFFYNLAQRWMNDNVLTAIQKLKPIAQEIDLTLAQLAVAWVLQNQNVSSAIIGASSPEQVRENAFASGVKLEPEIMNQIDKVLEGFVEYDPSKTG; via the coding sequence ATGGAGTTTAGTAAACTTGGCAATAGCGGATTAACAATAAGCAAGATTGCATACGGAAACTGGATAAATCATGGGGGTAAAGTAGATGAGGATACTGCAAAAGAGTGTGTTAAAGCAGCACTAGATGCCGGTATAACAACATTCGATACTGCTGATGTTTATTCAGACACTAAAGCTGAAGAAGTACTCGGCCGGTCTTTACATGGTATACGACGGGAGAGCATTGAACTATGTACAAAGGTGTGCCATCCGATTGGGAATGGGCAAAACGATAAAGGTTTATCACGAAAACATATTCTAGAAAATTGTAATGCATCTTTACGTCGGTTACAGACCGACTATATTGATGTCTATTATGCACACAGATTTGACCCAACTACTCCTCTTGAAGAAACGATGTTAGCTTTCGCAGATCTTGTAAGACAAGGTAAAGTGCTTTATATCGGTGTAAGTGAGTGGACAGCAGAACAAATTACTCGTGGTGCAGCACTTTCACAGGAATTGAATATTCCGCTCATCGCTAGCCAACCCCAGTATTCAATGTTGTGGAGAGTTATCGAAACTGATGTGATACCAACCTGTCAACGTGAGGGACTTGGGCAAGTAGTATGGTCGCCTCTCGCACAAGGTGTTCTCACTGGAAAATATCAACCCCAAAAACCAGTACCAACTCAATCACGTGCTAATTCTCCTGCTGGCAAACCATTTTTTTATAATCTTGCACAACGTTGGATGAACGACAATGTGCTCACTGCTATCCAGAAGCTCAAACCCATCGCACAAGAGATTGATCTTACCCTCGCTCAACTCGCAGTAGCTTGGGTACTACAAAACCAGAATGTTTCCTCAGCAATTATCGGTGCCTCGAGCCCGGAGCAGGTAAGAGAGAATGCGTTCGCTTCTGGTGTCAAACTGGAACCTGAAATAATGAATCAGATTGACAAAGTACTAGAAGGTTTCGTTGAGTACGATCCGAGTAAAACTGGTTAA
- a CDS encoding YukJ family protein, translating to MPVKNYGVLKGIAIDKNMEREDKESPHYQILMTGAENEKYRIAVNAKSVSGQTELLYLVDEEFDASAITILPTMDNGYTPINENNREIALDYIRSELFDSSKMKKLPSTKPGLENDLHDLLNKYIPKAINEEATVYIYGSKWEPKSGEKTDKVFDFSPPIGMHNVHMNQGNPNPGDHADDNGIWQDGGILIQYTDKWVAIFLAFQSQSWCTDEDGQPTRNCTHMEREE from the coding sequence ATGCCTGTAAAAAATTATGGAGTATTAAAAGGTATTGCGATTGACAAAAACATGGAAAGAGAGGATAAAGAATCCCCTCATTATCAAATTTTGATGACTGGTGCAGAAAATGAAAAATATCGAATTGCTGTTAATGCAAAGTCTGTTTCAGGACAAACAGAACTCTTATATTTAGTAGATGAAGAATTTGATGCATCAGCAATTACAATTCTTCCTACAATGGATAATGGTTATACACCGATTAATGAAAATAATAGAGAAATCGCATTGGATTATATACGAAGCGAATTATTTGATTCCTCTAAAATGAAGAAATTACCGTCTACTAAACCTGGTTTAGAAAATGATTTACACGATTTACTTAATAAATACATTCCAAAAGCTATAAATGAAGAAGCGACAGTCTATATCTACGGTTCAAAGTGGGAGCCTAAGTCAGGGGAAAAAACAGATAAAGTTTTTGATTTTTCTCCACCAATTGGTATGCATAATGTTCATATGAATCAAGGGAATCCGAACCCAGGAGATCATGCAGACGATAATGGTATTTGGCAAGACGGAGGAATCCTAATTCAATATACAGATAAGTGGGTAGCTATTTTCTTAGCATTCCAATCTCAATCCTGGTGTACTGATGAAGATGGTCAGCCAACAAGAAATTGTACACATATGGAAAGAGAAGAATAA
- a CDS encoding YjcZ family sporulation protein produces MGFGGSCGGCGFAGGFALLVVLFILLIIVGAACFC; encoded by the coding sequence ATGGGTTTTGGTGGTAGTTGTGGAGGTTGTGGCTTTGCTGGAGGATTTGCTTTACTCGTTGTACTCTTTATATTATTAATCATAGTTGGAGCTGCTTGCTTCTGCTAA
- the pssA gene encoding CDP-diacylglycerol--serine O-phosphatidyltransferase, whose amino-acid sequence MFNQIVKAIPNLFTIGNLLCGVFSITLNMSGFLEAASIFIFFSAVLDLLDGRIARKLKVNSEFGVELDSLADIVSFGVAPALLFHSIAAPSMLTSLAFILFPTMGALRLAKFSVKPTIGYFKGLPIPAAGLPLAGMGLFSYSNTWITLILALLMVSPIRFKKF is encoded by the coding sequence TTGTTCAATCAAATAGTAAAAGCTATACCCAATTTATTTACGATCGGAAATTTATTGTGCGGTGTTTTTTCAATCACCTTGAATATGAGTGGCTTTTTGGAAGCAGCCTCTATTTTTATTTTCTTTTCGGCTGTTTTAGACCTTCTTGATGGAAGGATTGCAAGAAAATTGAAAGTGAACAGTGAGTTTGGCGTAGAATTGGATTCTTTAGCTGATATTGTTAGTTTCGGAGTTGCTCCTGCACTTCTATTTCATTCGATAGCAGCACCATCTATGTTAACTTCTTTGGCATTTATCCTTTTCCCAACGATGGGGGCCTTAAGGTTAGCTAAATTTAGTGTTAAACCAACCATTGGATATTTTAAGGGATTACCTATTCCAGCTGCTGGATTACCATTGGCTGGTATGGGATTGTTTTCATATAGCAATACATGGATTACTTTGATCCTCGCTCTCTTAATGGTAAGTCCAATTAGGTTTAAAAAATTTTAA
- a CDS encoding helix-turn-helix domain-containing protein — MYYHNKSSFTTTLVLLKIVNNITKIKTFISGVFMKVYTVKEMSSLLGKHEETIKRWIRSRKLPNSYRNSDKEG; from the coding sequence ATGTACTACCACAATAAAAGTAGTTTTACTACAACACTCGTTTTACTTAAAATAGTAAATAATATTACGAAAATAAAGACTTTTATATCGGGGGTATTTATGAAAGTATACACAGTAAAAGAAATGTCCTCTCTCTTAGGTAAGCACGAAGAGACTATTAAACGGTGGATACGTTCTCGTAAGCTACCTAATTCATATCGCAATAGTGATAAAGAGGGATGA
- the helD gene encoding RNA polymerase recycling motor HelD codes for MEKTGQEWKQEQHRVKDVVGKIEKHIDTLEQYASAAIKDVVQIRKHFWDDVTVNVDNTEEAIETAASIKQQAELLSEREQSHRHAYNQLKGLKRLQQSPYFGRVDFLEDGEKSEDAIYLGIHSFYDEQTEQFLVYDWRAPISSLYYDYSVGRANYVAPNDTISGEMTLKRQYVIRNGQIISMFDTGVTIGDKLLQEVLGNNSNTQMKSIVSTIQKEQNQIIRNEKSRLLVVQGAAGSGKTSAALQRVAYLLYRYRETLHADQIVLFSPNSMFNSYVSTVLPELGEDNMKQTTFQEYLELHIDKKFELEDPFTQMEYVLTRMKEKSYETRLEGIRYKASSDFIEVVDQYVSYLKREGMLFKDIKFRGEVLISKEQMKEKFYEFDYSIRIPNRIKLISEWLLKELKEQEKIERKKLWVEEEVQLLDKETYAKVHQKLQRRQEYSDGTFDDFEREQNMLAAIVVKEHFKPLRRRVKKLQFIHTPALYIQLFKDPQFVEQFVGRNKLPQGWNEICKQTTANIQSFYMTYEDATPYLYLKDQLVEMQKNTSVQHIFIDEAQDYSAFQYAFLKRVFPHTKMTILGDFNQTIYEHASENEFSQLSTLYGEELSERIVLTRSYRSTKQIIEFTKQLIIDGHEIEPFQREGKQPIITEVKEGKVHHKKIVDQIEQLKQSGHKTIAVICKTAEESEEAYAALQPLLPVRLIKKETSSFDAGILIIPSYLSKGVEFDAVIIYDASKKKYSRESERKLFYTACTRAMHELYIYSVGEMNAFLQSVSTDTYMLENEKIQ; via the coding sequence ATGGAAAAAACAGGTCAAGAATGGAAACAGGAACAACATCGTGTGAAAGACGTAGTTGGAAAGATTGAAAAACATATTGATACATTAGAGCAATATGCAAGTGCAGCAATCAAAGATGTTGTTCAGATTCGAAAGCATTTTTGGGACGATGTAACAGTGAATGTTGATAATACAGAAGAGGCTATTGAAACAGCAGCGAGTATTAAACAGCAAGCAGAGTTATTATCGGAACGAGAGCAAAGTCATCGCCATGCTTACAACCAACTAAAAGGGTTAAAAAGATTACAACAATCACCATACTTCGGAAGGGTAGATTTTTTAGAAGACGGTGAAAAAAGTGAGGATGCTATTTATCTTGGTATACACTCATTCTACGATGAACAGACAGAACAATTTCTTGTATATGACTGGCGAGCCCCTATATCAAGTTTGTATTATGACTATTCGGTAGGAAGAGCAAATTACGTGGCACCTAATGATACGATTTCGGGTGAAATGACATTAAAAAGGCAATATGTGATTCGGAATGGTCAAATTATAAGTATGTTTGATACAGGTGTTACGATTGGCGATAAATTATTGCAAGAAGTATTAGGAAATAACTCGAATACACAAATGAAAAGTATAGTTTCAACAATTCAAAAGGAACAAAATCAAATTATACGGAATGAAAAAAGTCGGTTACTCGTTGTGCAAGGAGCTGCAGGAAGCGGTAAAACATCTGCAGCACTTCAGCGCGTCGCATATTTATTATATCGTTATCGAGAGACATTACACGCTGATCAAATTGTTCTTTTTTCTCCAAACTCGATGTTTAATAGTTATGTTTCCACGGTACTGCCAGAACTTGGTGAGGATAATATGAAGCAAACGACATTCCAAGAATACTTAGAGCTTCATATTGATAAGAAATTTGAATTAGAAGATCCATTTACACAAATGGAATATGTACTGACAAGAATGAAAGAAAAGAGTTATGAAACACGTTTAGAAGGTATTAGATATAAAGCAAGTTCTGATTTTATTGAAGTAGTAGACCAGTATGTATCATATTTAAAACGAGAAGGTATGTTATTTAAAGATATAAAATTTAGAGGGGAAGTATTAATCTCTAAAGAACAAATGAAAGAAAAATTTTATGAATTTGATTATTCAATTCGGATTCCGAATCGAATAAAATTAATTTCTGAATGGCTATTAAAAGAACTGAAAGAACAAGAAAAAATAGAGAGAAAAAAACTTTGGGTGGAAGAAGAAGTGCAGCTATTAGATAAAGAAACATACGCAAAAGTTCATCAGAAATTACAGCGAAGACAAGAATATTCTGATGGTACGTTTGACGATTTTGAACGTGAGCAAAATATGTTAGCGGCTATCGTTGTGAAAGAACATTTTAAACCACTCCGAAGACGTGTGAAAAAATTACAATTTATTCATACACCAGCACTCTATATACAGTTATTTAAAGATCCGCAGTTTGTTGAGCAGTTTGTAGGAAGAAATAAATTACCACAGGGTTGGAATGAGATATGTAAACAAACAACAGCAAACATCCAGAGTTTTTATATGACATATGAAGATGCGACGCCTTATTTATATTTGAAAGATCAACTGGTAGAAATGCAAAAAAATACATCTGTGCAGCACATATTTATTGACGAAGCACAGGATTATTCCGCATTTCAATATGCATTTTTGAAACGAGTATTTCCGCATACAAAAATGACGATACTAGGCGATTTTAATCAGACTATTTATGAACATGCGTCAGAGAATGAATTTTCACAGTTAAGTACATTGTATGGGGAAGAACTGAGTGAAAGAATTGTTCTTACGCGCAGTTATCGCTCTACAAAACAAATTATTGAATTTACGAAGCAGTTAATTATCGATGGGCATGAAATTGAACCGTTTCAGCGTGAAGGCAAACAACCAATTATAACGGAAGTGAAAGAAGGGAAAGTGCATCATAAAAAGATTGTGGATCAAATCGAACAGTTGAAACAAAGTGGTCACAAGACAATTGCGGTTATTTGTAAAACAGCGGAAGAAAGTGAAGAAGCTTATGCTGCCCTGCAACCATTATTACCAGTTCGTCTCATTAAGAAAGAAACGAGTTCGTTTGATGCAGGGATTTTGATTATCCCATCGTATTTATCGAAAGGGGTAGAGTTTGATGCGGTTATCATCTATGATGCATCAAAGAAAAAATACAGTCGAGAAAGTGAACGGAAATTATTTTATACTGCTTGTACACGTGCAATGCATGAGTTATATATTTATTCTGTAGGGGAGATGAATGCATTCTTACAGTCAGTTTCAACAGATACTTATATGTTAGAAAATGAAAAGATTCAATAA
- a CDS encoding 2'-5' RNA ligase family protein encodes MRTILLFLGEAQIDEIEAIRKKHDPLFGLIQPHITLVFPFESAISNDELRAHIARKLEGVHPIGIELTDCISHESDYLFLRVEKEREQMRKLHDELYKGPLAEFLRSDIPYIPHVTVGRKENEKQTIEIAEKMPKLDTRLQYIIKKVSVERIGEGGESIIEFEVELPK; translated from the coding sequence ATGCGTACTATTTTACTTTTTCTAGGTGAGGCGCAAATAGATGAAATTGAAGCAATTAGAAAAAAGCACGATCCTTTATTTGGATTAATTCAGCCACATATTACACTTGTATTTCCTTTTGAAAGTGCAATTTCTAATGACGAACTAAGAGCGCATATAGCTCGAAAATTGGAAGGGGTTCATCCGATAGGAATTGAACTTACCGATTGTATCAGTCATGAAAGTGATTATTTGTTCTTACGCGTTGAAAAGGAAAGAGAACAGATGAGGAAGCTACATGATGAGTTATATAAAGGGCCTTTAGCGGAATTTTTGCGAAGTGATATACCATATATACCACACGTTACAGTCGGACGAAAAGAAAATGAAAAACAGACAATAGAAATTGCGGAGAAGATGCCGAAATTAGACACGCGATTGCAATATATAATTAAAAAAGTAAGCGTTGAACGTATTGGAGAAGGTGGAGAATCAATAATAGAATTTGAAGTGGAACTTCCAAAATAA
- a CDS encoding CcdC family protein, giving the protein MGDTSSLITMFLCIALLILWRRYRSMYKPIKGNGKRILFPLLFLSPGLLMFFGPIHPAALYISFAMLFGFLFAIPLIILTNYERREDGNIYTKKSAAFLVTFIGIVILRYTSRQYIIDLDQQTIGLLFYVVAVSYIIPWRIACYIKFRKVFRAVS; this is encoded by the coding sequence ATGGGAGATACCTCTTCGTTAATAACGATGTTTTTATGCATTGCATTATTGATTTTATGGCGACGTTACCGCTCTATGTACAAACCGATAAAAGGAAACGGAAAGCGCATTTTATTTCCGTTACTCTTTTTATCGCCAGGACTTTTAATGTTTTTTGGTCCTATTCATCCAGCGGCATTGTACATTAGTTTTGCGATGTTATTTGGATTTCTTTTCGCAATTCCACTTATCATCCTTACAAACTATGAAAGAAGAGAAGACGGGAATATATATACGAAGAAAAGTGCAGCCTTTCTTGTTACGTTCATTGGAATTGTAATTCTAAGGTACACTTCTAGGCAATACATTATTGATTTAGATCAGCAAACGATAGGGTTGTTGTTTTATGTTGTTGCTGTTTCTTATATTATTCCATGGAGAATTGCTTGTTATATAAAGTTCAGAAAAGTTTTTCGTGCAGTTTCATAG
- a CDS encoding DUF4052 family protein codes for MLIKQLKLHINYHYKAILVFWIVALIIKGSTSLIDIKDIRVGFLQDIFNNPSIAITFFIVVSTFFIQLDVFCLAVSFGTTRLQFFIGSVCYIALQSAFFSLLQVVFLQGLFYRTESASLLGGSIEQFFVQFLLYVTVASLFQVIIIFQQRFSWIGSSVAFIFFMGLIGVCYGEGIKLTLTKTAVLMNLSSFTIISIGLIVFYFVISGIFIRKISLEQMV; via the coding sequence ATGCTAATAAAGCAGTTAAAATTACACATCAATTATCATTATAAAGCTATTTTAGTATTTTGGATTGTAGCGCTAATCATAAAAGGTTCAACGAGTTTAATAGATATAAAAGATATACGAGTTGGCTTTTTGCAAGATATTTTCAATAATCCTTCCATTGCCATTACGTTTTTCATTGTAGTGAGTACGTTCTTTATACAGCTAGATGTATTTTGCTTAGCTGTTTCGTTTGGGACAACAAGGTTACAGTTTTTCATTGGATCAGTTTGTTATATTGCCTTGCAATCAGCATTCTTTTCACTTCTTCAAGTTGTTTTCTTACAGGGCTTATTTTATAGAACGGAAAGCGCTAGTTTGTTAGGAGGTTCAATTGAACAATTTTTTGTACAGTTTTTACTTTATGTTACTGTGGCCAGTCTGTTTCAAGTAATCATTATTTTCCAGCAAAGATTTAGTTGGATTGGATCGAGCGTTGCTTTCATCTTTTTTATGGGATTAATAGGTGTATGTTACGGTGAAGGGATAAAGTTGACGCTTACTAAAACCGCGGTTTTGATGAATCTATCTTCGTTTACTATCATTTCAATTGGATTAATTGTGTTTTATTTTGTGATTAGCGGCATTTTCATTCGAAAAATCTCTTTAGAGCAAATGGTTTAA